CTATCCTTTTAACAACAGCACTGATGGGAAAAATATGTTTTTACATCTGGATGATGCAGCTGCTCCATGGAATACAGGGACATATATAATAGGGCAGGAAGGAGTTACATTTCACCCTGTGAAAGAAGGTAGTGCCTGCGTAACTGCTCCAAAGCGCGGACTGCAATTGAACATCAACACTTTAACAGCCATGTTATTCGGCTATAAACGCCCTCTTGAATTATTTGAGCTAGATCTGCTCAAGGGAGACATCGATGAAGTTAAGGAGCTGGAGCATGCAATCCCAGCATTCAAACCATTCTTCTATGATTTCTTTTGAATTTATAAACAGAAAACCCGGGTGCTTGTTCACCCGGGTTTTGTTTAGATTAAATTTTAAATTTCAATTTTATAATTCCAGCTTCTTTGGCTGAATTGAAACCGATCAAGAGCAAAGGTCCAATGACAAAGCCCATGAAGCCGAATAGTTTCAGTCCAAGATACATTGCAATCAGTGTTGACAGCGGGGAAAGGCCTATATGGCTGCCCATTACCTTTGGCTCGACTGTACGCCTGATAATCAGCAAAATGACTGCGAGTACAGCCAGTTGAGTGCCAAGCGCAATATTACCTGTTGCCAGATGGAAGATTGACCAAGGAGCCAATATGACGATTGAGCCTATGAGCGGGATAAAATCAATCAGCCAGATGATAGCCGACATGACAATTGCATATTCCGGAGTAATGAAAAGCAACCCTATCAGGGCTACGATGAAAATAATCACACTCACCAAAAATTGTGCTTTCAAAAATCCGAAAACAACATAAGAAAGTCGGGATGTCATGAAATGGACTTTGTCTGCTGTTCTTTCTGTTAAATGGCTGTAAACACCTTGCCTTAAAGATGGCAGCTCCAGCAAGAAAAGAAACAGGGCAATCAAATAGACAAGGAAGCTGATTAGAAAATTTGGGATGTAGGTCAGCAATGCCTTCAAATTATCTATATTGATAAATGCAATCATGTCATTCTTAAGTTTATTGAGAAAGTCTTCTGCCCGGTTGCTTATTTCAGTTACAACTTCTCTCGGAAGGTCATTGGCAGCTTCAACAAAACTATTTTCTGCTTTATACCAGGCATTCGTAATTTCATTTATATAGACTGGAGTATT
This window of the Mesobacillus jeotgali genome carries:
- the ytvI gene encoding sporulation integral membrane protein YtvI, whose protein sequence is MSGIFTKRTIIIALIIIAVAAILYIILPVSIPLIAALITALFLEPAVVYFQKRFKSGRRLAVLAIFLLFVLLIMVAGYFLTTTAITEAIDLIDNTPVYINEITNAWYKAENSFVEAANDLPREVVTEISNRAEDFLNKLKNDMIAFINIDNLKALLTYIPNFLISFLVYLIALFLFLLELPSLRQGVYSHLTERTADKVHFMTSRLSYVVFGFLKAQFLVSVIIFIVALIGLLFITPEYAIVMSAIIWLIDFIPLIGSIVILAPWSIFHLATGNIALGTQLAVLAVILLIIRRTVEPKVMGSHIGLSPLSTLIAMYLGLKLFGFMGFVIGPLLLIGFNSAKEAGIIKLKFKI